The proteins below are encoded in one region of Streptomyces roseifaciens:
- a CDS encoding helix-turn-helix transcriptional regulator — protein sequence MRNEVRRLRGLQGLSQQALGAALGVSRQTVNAIEQGRYDPSLPLAIRIARHFGLAVEEIFHVDDA from the coding sequence ATGCGAAACGAGGTCCGCCGACTGCGTGGTCTCCAAGGGCTGTCCCAGCAAGCGCTGGGCGCGGCGCTGGGGGTGTCCCGGCAGACGGTGAACGCCATCGAGCAGGGCCGCTACGACCCGTCGCTGCCACTGGCCATACGAATAGCCCGACACTTCGGGCTCGCCGTTGAGGAGATCTTCCATGTCGACGACGCCTAG